One region of Arthrobacter sp. StoSoilB22 genomic DNA includes:
- a CDS encoding acetyl-CoA C-acetyltransferase produces the protein MTNSADDNDVVILAASRTPQGRLNGQLAGFTAVDLGAHAITAALAASGVKAEQVDAVIMGQVLQAGTGQNPARQSAIAAGVGWNIPAVTINKVCLSGLTSVIDAARMIRSGDATVVVAGGQESMTRAPHLLPGSRQGWTYGAIQALDVAAHDGLTDAFDGQSMGLSTETKNVTLGIDRKSQDEVAAASHQRAAAAIADGIFDVEIAPVSLKQRKGDPVVLTTDEGVRPNTSLETLAPLKAAFATDGTITAGNSSPLSDGASALVLTSRRFATDNGLDFLAVVGKPGQVAGPDNSLHSQPSNAIAQALKRAGWTAEDLDFIEINEAFGSVAVQSLKDLRYPLEKCNIHGGAIALGHPIGASGARLALHAAHELKRRGTGKAAVSLCGGGGQGEALLLYRD, from the coding sequence ATGACCAACTCCGCTGACGACAATGACGTTGTCATCCTTGCTGCTTCCCGCACCCCACAGGGTCGGCTCAACGGACAATTGGCGGGATTCACCGCCGTCGACCTTGGCGCTCATGCCATCACCGCCGCTTTGGCGGCCAGCGGGGTCAAAGCCGAACAGGTGGACGCCGTCATCATGGGCCAGGTGCTTCAGGCCGGCACGGGCCAAAATCCGGCCCGGCAAAGCGCCATCGCCGCCGGTGTTGGTTGGAACATCCCTGCCGTCACCATCAACAAGGTCTGCCTCTCCGGACTCACCTCCGTCATTGATGCCGCGCGCATGATCCGCAGCGGCGATGCCACGGTGGTCGTCGCCGGAGGCCAGGAATCCATGACCCGGGCACCCCACCTCCTGCCTGGCTCGCGGCAGGGCTGGACCTATGGCGCCATTCAGGCCCTGGACGTTGCTGCCCATGACGGCCTCACGGACGCGTTCGACGGGCAGTCCATGGGTCTGTCCACAGAAACCAAGAACGTGACACTCGGCATTGACCGCAAATCCCAGGATGAAGTAGCGGCTGCTTCCCACCAGCGCGCCGCTGCCGCTATCGCGGACGGAATCTTCGACGTCGAAATCGCCCCGGTAAGCCTCAAGCAGCGCAAGGGAGATCCCGTGGTACTCACCACGGATGAAGGCGTTCGACCCAACACTTCCTTGGAAACCTTGGCGCCGCTCAAGGCCGCTTTCGCCACCGACGGCACCATCACGGCCGGCAACTCCTCTCCCCTGTCCGACGGCGCCTCCGCGTTGGTGCTGACCAGCCGCCGCTTCGCCACGGACAACGGGTTGGACTTCCTGGCCGTCGTGGGAAAGCCCGGCCAGGTAGCCGGCCCCGATAATTCGCTGCACTCCCAACCATCCAACGCTATTGCCCAAGCTCTGAAGCGGGCTGGCTGGACGGCGGAGGACCTGGATTTCATCGAAATCAACGAGGCATTCGGCTCGGTGGCCGTCCAGTCCCTCAAAGACCTCCGCTACCCACTGGAGAAGTGCAACATCCACGGCGGCGCCATCGCCTTGGGCCACCCCATTGGAGCATCGGGAGCGCGGTTGGCACTGCACGCCGCGCACGAGCTCAAACGCAGGGGAACAGGGAAAGCGGCTGTCTCCCTCTGCGGAGGCGGAGGCCAGGGTGAAGCCCTCCTCTTGTACCGCGACTGA
- a CDS encoding YbaK/EbsC family protein: MAEGVAAPGMAGAERFLSDAAARGLDVDVVERPAARSLEEAAAILGISPADIVKSLVVKHKDGSFLFALIPGDRQISWPKLRALLGVNKLSLPHADVALAATGYERGTITPLGSTTPWPVYADATITGRRISMGAGAHGRSAFVDADALTAALGAVVADISEPN; the protein is encoded by the coding sequence ATGGCTGAGGGAGTGGCTGCACCCGGGATGGCAGGTGCGGAACGTTTCCTGTCCGACGCCGCGGCGCGCGGACTGGACGTCGACGTCGTCGAGCGCCCGGCTGCCCGCAGCCTCGAAGAGGCCGCCGCAATCCTGGGCATAAGCCCCGCAGACATCGTGAAGTCGCTGGTGGTCAAGCACAAGGATGGCAGCTTCTTGTTCGCGCTGATACCCGGAGATCGGCAAATTTCCTGGCCCAAGCTGCGCGCCCTGCTGGGCGTCAACAAGCTCTCGCTCCCCCACGCCGACGTTGCCCTGGCCGCCACCGGCTATGAACGCGGCACCATCACCCCGTTGGGCAGCACCACCCCATGGCCGGTGTACGCCGACGCCACCATCACCGGGCGTCGGATCTCCATGGGTGCCGGCGCGCACGGCCGGAGTGCGTTTGTGGACGCGGACGCACTCACGGCAGCTCTGGGAGCGGTAGTAGCGGACATCAGCGAACCTAACTAA
- the rplL gene encoding 50S ribosomal protein L7/L12 gives MAKLSNEELIEAFKELTIIELSEFVKLFEETFEVTAAAVAVAGPAAGGAAEAAEEKTEFDVVLEAAGDKKIAVIKEVRAITSLGLKEAKDLVDSAPKAVLEGATKEAAEKAKAQLEEAGATVTLK, from the coding sequence ATGGCGAAGCTCAGCAACGAAGAGCTCATTGAAGCTTTCAAGGAACTGACCATCATCGAGCTCTCCGAGTTCGTCAAGCTCTTCGAAGAGACCTTCGAAGTTACGGCTGCTGCTGTTGCAGTTGCTGGCCCCGCTGCCGGCGGTGCTGCTGAAGCTGCTGAAGAGAAGACCGAATTCGACGTCGTTCTCGAAGCTGCTGGCGACAAGAAGATCGCAGTGATCAAGGAAGTTCGCGCCATCACCTCCCTCGGCCTCAAGGAAGCCAAGGACCTGGTTGACAGCGCACCGAAGGCTGTTCTCGAAGGCGCCACCAAGGAAGCTGCCGAGAAGGCTAAGGCTCAGCTCGAAGAAGCTGGCGCAACGGTTACCCTCAAGTAA
- the rplJ gene encoding 50S ribosomal protein L10: MTTPSKISAVAEITNDFKESNAAVLTEYRGLTVAQLKELRVALGQDTKFSVVKNTLSAIAAKEAGVEAFNDQLAGPTAIAFIKGDAVAAAKSLTDFAKANKQLVIKTGVFEGKALDAAGVAALAALESRELQLARVAGVLKAPASAAARIIDALRLKLEEEGGASAPAAEEAPAEEAASEEAPAAEEAPAAAEAATEEN; the protein is encoded by the coding sequence ATGACAACGCCTAGCAAGATCTCCGCAGTTGCAGAGATCACCAACGATTTCAAGGAATCGAACGCGGCTGTCCTGACCGAATACCGCGGGCTCACTGTTGCACAGCTCAAGGAACTGCGTGTTGCGCTCGGCCAGGACACCAAGTTCTCGGTCGTCAAGAACACCCTGAGTGCCATTGCAGCCAAGGAAGCTGGAGTTGAAGCATTCAACGATCAGCTTGCCGGCCCTACTGCAATCGCCTTCATCAAGGGTGACGCTGTTGCTGCTGCCAAGAGCCTGACGGACTTTGCCAAGGCCAACAAGCAGCTGGTTATCAAGACCGGCGTCTTCGAAGGCAAGGCATTGGACGCAGCAGGAGTTGCCGCACTGGCAGCCCTCGAGTCCCGCGAGCTGCAGCTTGCACGTGTTGCTGGTGTCCTCAAGGCTCCCGCATCCGCTGCTGCACGCATCATCGACGCTCTGCGCCTCAAGCTTGAAGAAGAGGGCGGCGCTTCTGCACCGGCCGCTGAAGAAGCTCCGGCTGAAGAGGCTGCATCCGAGGAAGCTCCGGCTGCTGAAGAAGCACCGGCAGCTGCCGAAGCTGCAACCGAAGAGAACTAA